Part of the Methanobacterium paludis genome is shown below.
TTTTAAAACTTCTTTAAACTCTTTTTTTGTTATATACTAACAGATTCATCGAAGTATTCTTCATCATCACATGCATCTATGGTAAAAACTGCCAATTCATATAAACTATGTCATGGAAAACAATCTATAAACGTATTTTTTTTTAAAAAATAAAATTAACTACAAGGAAATATTAAAACTATGACTTCTCAATATTAAATTAGATAATATGCAACTGTTAAAAAAATTTTCAATTAATCCCATTAATAATCATCTTTATGAGCTGGCTTTTCTTCACGAGTCTTATTCCAATGAACATGGCCTCAGTGAATGTTATGAAAGATTAGAATTTTTAGGTGATACAGTCCTGGATCTGGTAGTATCTGAATTTTTATACAATATGGATTCCAATTTAAATGAAGGCCAATTAACCCGTATGCGTTCTAATTATGTATGTAAAAAAGCACTTTATGCCTATTCTAAAGAATTAGGATTAGATCAATATATAAAATTAGGAGCTGGTCCAGAATTAACAAGACGAGAAATTGATTCTGTTATTAGTGATGTATTTGAATCTTTTATTGGGGCTTTATATCTCGATCAGGGCCTTGATATTGTCAAAGAATTTCTCTCTAAAACAGTCATACCCCATATAAATAATCGGGACATCTTTTTTTACGATTATAAATCTGAATTAAAACAATTATGTGATCATGACTGTCTTGATATAGCTTACGAGTTAATCAAAGAAGAAGGAGAACCGCATAATAAAAAATTCACCATGGCTGCCATAATTAATGGTAAAAATTATGGAACAGGTTGTGGTGGAAGTAAAAAAGAAGCAGAACAAAATGCTGCTAAAATTGCATTGGGTAGGGTTTAATCCTATTTTCAAAGCCCCTCAACAAACCCAACAATATAACTGACAGTTTTATCCTGCTGTTCCTTCCTAGTTATTGTGCTGCTGTTGTCTCCAGCCTGCACACCATAATCACCGAAATTGTAATGGTTGCCTCCAGCTATGGTTACGAAGGTGGTGTTTGCAGGGAACTTGCCCAGGTTTTCAGAGATAGATTTATCTGTTGTCAGTCCGTCAAGAGACCCTCTGATGGACAGTGCTTTGAAAGTGGCATTTGATGCATTTGTTGACGGATATGCACCTAGATATATGACTCCACTGATTTTATCCTCATGTTTCAGGGCATATTCAGATGCAAAAACACCGCCAAGTGAATGGCCTGCAATCACCCATTTATCAATTTCTCCGTGTTTTGCTATGACACCGTCAGCTTTATCAACACCAAGAAATGCCAGATTAAAGGGCATTTTCACAATCACAGTGGTGTAACCCTTTTGAGCAAGCTTGGAAGCAATTACTGAGTAAGCCTCAGCTTGAATCTTGGCCCCTGGATAAATTATAATTCCCGTCGTGCTCCCGTTTGAGCTGGGAGTAAATGTAATGTAATCTGGAGTATCTGATACATTATACGATTCTGTTGATTTAAGTACAGCTAAAGCCCGGTTGTCAGCGTGGTAGTAATCAGAAACGTAATAAATGAATGCAACAGTCATTACAAAAATTACTGCCAAAATTGTGACTAAAATTAGCTTCTTTTTGGATCTTACAGATTTCATAATGAAGTCTCCCATTAGAAGGTACCACAGTTATACCAAACTGTTATTTTAATAAAATGTATACCAATAAACATTTTACAGTTTCAAGATATCTAAAAGGAAATGTGCTTCAAAATCCTGTTTTAATTATGGATTTCAGCAATGTATTTCTCATTTTTCTCAAGCATTCATAGCTCCGCAGTTGGAGTTGAAGAACTTTTGTACTATGATATTCTGTACTATTATATTTAATTTTAGATTCCAAACCTAAAAAAACATCGGATTGATAGGTTTGAATCTTTGGTTAATTGGATTGGATTTGTAATAGGAAAAGAGCATCATCAATAAAACAACAAGCTTAACTGATGTTAAAAATTATTTAATTTTAAAGAATTGATTTATACAAATTATTTTAATGTACTGGTATTTCTAAAATTCCTTCCTCGTATTTTTCATGTATTTGATTTTTATGAACTATAAAACCGCATTTACTGCATTTAATTGATTTTTTAGTTTTTGTGGGTACCATAACACCCCTATCTTTTTTGTGGATTAACTCACTCATAATTATCACCTTTTCAGTTTTCAATACCTTTCAGTTTTTAATAATTCTAGATTTATAATAATAGATTCTATTTACCCTTCAAAATAGAGTAAATAACCCATTATGGGGCAGATAATTAAACAATAACCCCCAAAATTTAGGTTCTTTTTTGCAACTTTAGACAGTAAAACAGATATGAACTCAAAGAATGTTTGAGGAAAATTTTAAGAAAAATTTCCAGATTAACTGGATTTGCTTGAACTGGTAGAATTAACCTGTGTTTAACAGGAAAAAATACATTAAATTTTTGTAATCAGAAATATCCAACTTATTATGTTTTTAATAAGGTTTAAAGGTTCAGTTTTAAAAAATAATGTTTATCCTAAAGATAACTTTTTTTTAAATTCCTTTAGAATGAAACTAGTATCCTATAAATATCATATAAACCAATACCGATGATAATAGTTGCTCCAAAGCTCCGGCTACTTTAGTTATACATGTATTTAAAAAATAAAACTAAATACACTAAAACAATTGCAATATTGACGATTAGACGTTGCCAGAATAAATGCCTAAAGAATAGGTAATCTATTGCTAAATATGATAATAAATAAAACCACTATAGAAAGAATCTTAATTCTGGTTCAACCATTTTAATCATCCCTCACTGTAAGTATCCATATTTATTATTCACTATATCTATTTTTTCATTTTTAAAATAAGAAAAGGAATTAGATAAATTTTCATTTGCAAAAAATAAATCTTTTTAGTAACTATTTAATTTGGAACTATTGGGTTAACATTTATTAAAGGTTATAACAAAGATAAAGCAGTGAATATGATTATTCAAGCTATTTTTGCACTTGAAACAAAATTAGTATATTCTGATATCTTGTAAGAAGTGCAATACCTCTTATGAGAAATACTGTTTAATCCAGATTATTGATAAAACATGAAGGTAGAAAAAGATGATAAATTATGTATTCGGATTTTCCCTAATGGGTCTTATATTATACGCATTGCAACTATTTCCCAATATTATATGGATGCTCGCACCGCCAGTTAACAACGTGCTTACGAAAAACAGTTCTGCCTATCCAATATTGAATATTATAGAGCGGGTTTTTGGAATTATGACGGTTGCTCTATTGATTTTGTTGATAAACAAGGGCGGTGGGATAAACAGTAGCATCTATATTGGATTAGCAATTTTGTTTTTGGTAGGATATTATATCGCATGGATTTTCTACTATAAAGGAGTGGTGTCTCCGTGGCTACTCATCATAGGACTTGCTGCCATGCCTCCTTTGTATTTCTTATTTGTCGGGCTTTGGATGGAAAACTATGTCGTCCTCATTCCATGTGTTATTTTTGGAATTACCCATATTAAGATCACATGCTCTAATTATTTGAAGTTGTAAAGTGCTTTCCTGAACTTAGCTTTATTAACACAATCAGTATCCAATGGGTATCCAAGCCCCCTAAAAATCCAATAATATCAAGTAATTTATGTGACAAGCCTTATTAAAAAAAACTACGTGTAAAAATTTCTATTAATTTGTTTCTGTTAATTTGTTTTTAGAAAAGTTTATGGTATAAACGTAAATAAGTGTAAATCAAAAAAAATAGGAGGTGTTCTAAATGAATTTGATAAAATTACTTATAACCACTCTTTTTTTCACAATGATTGTAATTCTGTTAATAGGAAATGCCCTTAATATTATGTTCATTTTAGGGGCACTAGTTTTAGCAGGATTAATATGGGCTTGCCCACATAAACTAGACGTTTACACTGGGTTAAAAGAAGGTTTCTTTTTAGGTACCCTTATAGCTCTAATTTATATGGTCATATTAATTCTTAGGTCAAATTGGTTTGAAGTTAGTACGTTAATCATGTTAGTCGAATTAATCCTCCTGTTTGGAATCTCCGCATCAGTCGGAGGCGGCCTCGGTGGTCTTATAAATAAACGAAATACGGATTAATTTTCTTTATTTTCATTTTATTCTTGTTTTTATTCTTAGCCGTGCTCATAAAGGGCTCAACTCAACAGGAGATCGTCAAAGCATGCATGCCACTACATGTTTTTTGTAGTAGCATTCATCCATAAGAATAGAGTTTAAATGTAATTCTAATAACATTATAATGTTTATAATGAATAAAACTAAAAAATCTGTAGAATATATGATATTAATAACTAAATTCTGGAGGTATTCATTGGCAGAATATTACTAAAAAATTTATTTCATAGAATTCTAAAAAATTTAAAAAAAGAATGGAATTATCCCAATACTCAGAAAAATATTTCTTCTTTAGGGAAACGATTTTTTGGCATTTGCTCATCTGCTGGATATCCCATAGGTACAATTATTGTTGGTATAAGGTTCGATGGAAGTTCCAGGATTTCCATGTAAGCTTTCGGATCAAATCCCTGCATTGGACAAGAATCTACCCCAACTGACTTTGCAGCATAAAGTACAGTAGTAGCTGCTATGAAAACATTATTTTGAGCCTCACAAAGCTCATTTGAAGCAAATATATTGATGAAATTGTCCAATACTCTCTGGTACTGTTCAACATTTTCTTGCGGAATTCCAGCTGCATTCAAACCATTGACAAGCTTTTTTGCATTTCCTTTTAAGTCAGTATTTGCACAAAACACCAGTAAATGGGAGCATGTTTTTATCTGTGCCTGATCCATTGAAGCAGGAGACAATTTTGCCTTTAAATCATTATCTGCTATAACTTTAATCTTCCATGGCTGTATATTCAATGCAGATGGGGAAAATCTTACCATCTCCAATATTTGATCCAATGTTTCATCATCAATCTTACGACCATCAAATTTCTTAGTAGCATATCTTCCCATTATCAGTTCTTTAAAATCCATTTTCTACCAACTCCCAATCCACATTTATCTTCTTTAATTACATAATGTTTTTCATTAGCCATATAATTATGCTTAAACCGTATCAATCCTTTTTACTTTTATTTACATCAGCAAGTAGTAAAATAAGTTTTAAAAATGGCTCATATTCCCAATGAAGGATTTTATTTGTTTTATATTAATTGTTTAAACAGTTGCATCAAAAGGAAATATTCTTGAATTCCCATAACAATTTATTGGTTCATTTAAAGATATAAAAACAAGTTTGTAAAACTCTAAAAATTTAATGAAAAAAATGGTATTCTATTGGGAGGAATAATATGACAGAACATAAACAGGTCGAAGTTGAGGTAGATGAGGATTTTCACATCTTCGTGGATGAGGGACTGGAGGATATCATTAAGGACTTCTTTCACTGGGAGATCGAAACCTGCAACTCCTGTATAGATTATAAAAGTTCAGTATGGATAGAATTTTGTGACTTTCATGATTGGGAGCAGTTTTTAGAATTAGCATTAAGAAATAACATTGCAGTAAACGGGATAGGTCACAAACGCGAAACTCTCTGGAATTTTCTCCAGGAAAAATCCAAAGCAAAGGTGGTTTTCGATGAAGAAGTCATAGACAATCCAAACGATGATGAAACGTTTGTAGGAACAGGGGTTCTTGTGGTATGTGTTGGTCTGAACTTTCCCAAGGAACTGCTGAATGAATTTAAAGAGCTGTTATTTGAAGTCCTACCTCCGCAATGATCATTTAAATAACTTCTTTTAATTTTTTTTCTAAAATAGTAACTATAATACTGAACTGACTGCATTAATAAAAAATGTATTTTATACAAACACATTGCAACGTTTTTCCATTTCATCATAGAAATCAGGCAAATTCCATGTACGGGAAAACAATCAAATTTTCATGCTCTGCAAATACTCCTAAATTATAGAAAATACTTTCATCTTTATCCATATCAATAACACTCAACCTTATTTTACATCAACCTTCCATCAAGGAGATAATATGATTCTGAATGATATTTCAATTGAGAAAGAGCGTCTGAGGACTAATTAAATAACAACATTATAAAAAATATTAATAATAACGCATGAAACTTATCATACCTTAAGCTGTACCTAAATTAGATTTTATGAACAAAAAAATAATGTTAAATACCTCTAAAAGTGGTAAGCACCATAAATAAAATGTAAATAAGTTTAATCAACCCACTAAAAAAAAATCTAATTTTGTAAATTTTCAGTAAAATGTCTAATATTCAGTAAAATGTCTAAAATAAAAAAAAATTCGAGAAAATCTATAAAAATTAATTTAATCAATTTTCAAGAAGCTCAATTAAATAATTCAAAATTTAGATTATTCTACTACTTCAGCGAAAGCAAAGTTTCTTCTAGTAGAGTTGATTCTAATTTTAACTTCATCGCCAACTTTAGCGCCTGAAACAAAAACCACAAAACCTTCTACACGGGCAATTCCGTCTCCGTCTCTGCCTGTGTCCTCAATTTTAACATCGTATTCTTCTCCTTCATTTACAGGATTAGAATTTCCTCTATCATTACCGTAACTATTTCCAAACAAAATTATCACTTCCATTTTTTAGCCTATGAAGGCTAGATAACTGTTGATTTTGAAAGCATATAAAGTAGTAGGGAAAAAATGATTTTTTAATTTTTTTTAACCCCATTTTTGTAAATTTTTTACCTTCAAACTTCGGTATACAACTAAATTCAACCTTTATCTCTTAATGAATTGAAAAATTATCAACAATACCAGTGAAAAACTGCAAATATAAATTAATTAAATTTAAAAATTTTAAAATATATAGGTAGTACCTACAGTATTGAGAACTACCTTTTCAGGCATTTCCTCTTTGAATTTGCTAATAGAATTCCATCCTGTGCAGTGCATTGGCACCACATAATCAGGGTTTATCCTTTTCATTTCTTTTATTGTTGGTTCAACTATTGGCTCAAATATAGGTCCTGTGAGGTGAAAACCCCCTAGTACTGCATGAACTTTGTCGTTTTTGGTAATTTTCCGTGCATAATCTACTGTGTTAATTATTCCTGCATGGGCACAACCACTGATAACCACCAATCCTTTATCTTTCAGGTTGACAACTAAGCCTTGATCATCATTAAATGGATCAACCACCCATTTGTCATTAATTTTCACCTCTGCCCATGGAAACCCATTTTCAAATGTTGTAGTTCTTTCCACTTCACCTGTCATTAACATAAGTTCTGAGGCCAATGTAGAAGGCTCTCTACATTTAATGATTTCAGCTCCTGCTTGTTTCAAATCTTCTTCATTTAATCCGGGTATAGGAACAGGGGCACTTGCAGCAGGGTTGTTAATACGTCGCTCAAGAAATGCTTCAGGATGAAGAGCTAAAGGAATTTCTCCAGAAACACGGTTCATGAAATTCAACAGTCCACCGATGTGATCAAAATGGCCGTGGCTCAAGACTACTGTTTCTACCCTATTTAAATCAATATTTAATGCATTTGCATTTTGAAATAGACATTCTGTAGATATTCCCGTGTCCATGAGTATCACATGTTCTTCTGAACCTGCAAAAATTTTTATAAAACATGATAACCCATGTTCAGCAAGAACAGGTTTTTCAGGGGCAAATGGTGGTCGCACATCAATTTTTGAGCTCTGTTCCATGAACATATCGGTGAAATTATCAACCAGAACCGTTACTTCCAATCTATCTGCTTCTCTTAAGTTTAATTCATTCATAACTGATAACAGTTCAGGATAGTTTATATATTCTTGGTGTTGGATCTCAACAAGGGACCTTTTTTAAAAGCGTTAATAACTGAGTTAATAAATAAAACAAATTTAGAACTGATAAAAGAAAATTATATACTCCTTCAAAACAGATCTATACTAGAACACAAACTAAAGGTTTGTCTATTTTTTACATTTAATCCTTTAACACCATAAATTGCATTGTATGGGACTATAAACTCGTTAATACCCGTGCACAAAAGAAACTTAATGGAGATGTTATAATTGTTAAAGAATGAGTTAAAACAATTAAATAAAAATCTAATTTTAAAGGTTCGAGAGGGTAAATGTGGAAATATCACAATTTATGAAATGTTAAAGGCTGTTACAGTGCTCGATAATAATAAAGGAGGACAGGACTATTTACTTGATCATTGTACAGATGAAAAGATGGATGAGCTTCTGAAAATGATTAATGACATCGTGAATGATATGAGAGCGGGGCAAATGAATATTCCAGATCTTACGGCTAAATACCTCGATAGGATACCGCAGAGTTAGTGAGTTATACCCATAGTCAAGTCCATTTATGTAATTTAATTTTTTTAAACCGTAGAAACTTTTTATTAATCAATTCCCTTTAAATTGCTTTTGCGAACTGGTATCGATCGATCAATTTGTTTATCAAACTCTGGTGATACATAAAAATTTTTTGGGATAAATTTTCCATCCACTTCTTCAGCATAACCCAAATTCAATAAAACTTCTTTTAATTGGCTATTTGGAGATAATTCAATACCAAATTTTCCGTCAGCTTTTTTTGCATAATTTTCAGCCCAAAATTTAAGGGCTTTGCTACCATTACCTTTTCTTCTTTCTTCTTCGAGAATATAAATCTGGAATAATAAATCACTATTCATGTAGTCATTTCCATATTCTCCATCATAGGTTGTCCAGTCTAAAAATCCGATGTATTTTTCATTTTTATTATCAAATAACAAAAGAATATCCATTTCGTCTTTTTCATCCGCATCAATAATGTCAAGGGGGTTTCCTATGCTTTTATCATTAGCTGCGATGTAATTTAAAGCCATAAAAGTTTCCCAATCTTGACTACTGGATCCTAACGCAGAGTATAAGGTTCCATTTATCTTATTTGCTCTTTTTAGAAGTGTTGGATTCCATTCCAAGTTTAATAATTCCTCAGCATCATATGTGCGTCCTTCAAATTCAATAGCAAGTTTATTCTTACAAATAGGACAGAAATAGCCTGATCCAAACCAATCCTTAGTCTCATCATTTAATTTTACATCCTTTCCACAAGTATTACACGTTGAAACTAGATTATTCCCCTCTTTTCTTATATATCCTCCAAGTTTCATTATTTTTGCCTCCGGTTTACTTGTTTTTTTACCTATTTCAAAATAGATATGCAAGAAGTATTAAAAATAAAAAAATCGGATTTAGATGCAGAATTTCTGTTATCAAATCTCAGGGAGTATTCCCCATAAACCCATATAAACATGACTTTTGCCCCCAATTTGAACTCTGCAGTCGTCACATATTTATTTTAGACAAATTATAATGGTTTCTTTCAGAAGGCTGCCTCCTATTTCATTAAAAAACCTTCTAGTTTCCATCAAGATAACGACCGACACCAACTTGGATATGTATATTAATTTATGATTCACATTATTAATAATATTATAGGACAAGTAAATCACAAAACTTATATTGAGATTCAAATTTGGGATTAAGTGATTAAACAATCATTAATAACACTTTTATTAAAAAACTTATTAATCTCTGATCTCAAAAA
Proteins encoded:
- a CDS encoding MBL fold metallo-hydrolase translates to MNELNLREADRLEVTVLVDNFTDMFMEQSSKIDVRPPFAPEKPVLAEHGLSCFIKIFAGSEEHVILMDTGISTECLFQNANALNIDLNRVETVVLSHGHFDHIGGLLNFMNRVSGEIPLALHPEAFLERRINNPAASAPVPIPGLNEEDLKQAGAEIIKCREPSTLASELMLMTGEVERTTTFENGFPWAEVKINDKWVVDPFNDDQGLVVNLKDKGLVVISGCAHAGIINTVDYARKITKNDKVHAVLGGFHLTGPIFEPIVEPTIKEMKRINPDYVVPMHCTGWNSISKFKEEMPEKVVLNTVGTTYIF
- a CDS encoding nitroreductase family protein; translated protein: MDFKELIMGRYATKKFDGRKIDDETLDQILEMVRFSPSALNIQPWKIKVIADNDLKAKLSPASMDQAQIKTCSHLLVFCANTDLKGNAKKLVNGLNAAGIPQENVEQYQRVLDNFINIFASNELCEAQNNVFIAATTVLYAAKSVGVDSCPMQGFDPKAYMEILELPSNLIPTIIVPMGYPADEQMPKNRFPKEEIFF
- a CDS encoding N-acetyltransferase; translated protein: MKLGGYIRKEGNNLVSTCNTCGKDVKLNDETKDWFGSGYFCPICKNKLAIEFEGRTYDAEELLNLEWNPTLLKRANKINGTLYSALGSSSQDWETFMALNYIAANDKSIGNPLDIIDADEKDEMDILLLFDNKNEKYIGFLDWTTYDGEYGNDYMNSDLLFQIYILEEERRKGNGSKALKFWAENYAKKADGKFGIELSPNSQLKEVLLNLGYAEEVDGKFIPKNFYVSPEFDKQIDRSIPVRKSNLKGID
- the rnc gene encoding ribonuclease III; translation: MQLLKKFSINPINNHLYELAFLHESYSNEHGLSECYERLEFLGDTVLDLVVSEFLYNMDSNLNEGQLTRMRSNYVCKKALYAYSKELGLDQYIKLGAGPELTRREIDSVISDVFESFIGALYLDQGLDIVKEFLSKTVIPHINNRDIFFYDYKSELKQLCDHDCLDIAYELIKEEGEPHNKKFTMAAIINGKNYGTGCGGSKKEAEQNAAKIALGRV
- a CDS encoding TRAM domain-containing protein, with the protein product MFGNSYGNDRGNSNPVNEGEEYDVKIEDTGRDGDGIARVEGFVVFVSGAKVGDEVKIRINSTRRNFAFAEVVE
- a CDS encoding alpha/beta fold hydrolase — translated: MKSVRSKKKLILVTILAVIFVMTVAFIYYVSDYYHADNRALAVLKSTESYNVSDTPDYITFTPSSNGSTTGIIIYPGAKIQAEAYSVIASKLAQKGYTTVIVKMPFNLAFLGVDKADGVIAKHGEIDKWVIAGHSLGGVFASEYALKHEDKISGVIYLGAYPSTNASNATFKALSIRGSLDGLTTDKSISENLGKFPANTTFVTIAGGNHYNFGDYGVQAGDNSSTITRKEQQDKTVSYIVGFVEGL